In the genome of Streptomyces sp. V2I9, one region contains:
- a CDS encoding RNA methyltransferase, with translation MGTHELISPRSPRVAAARRLARRNFRGKERRFIAEGPQAVREAAVHRGSDGQPTLIELFATAEAADRYADIVEAARTAGARVHLADAEVLADISQTVTPQGLIGVCRFLDTPFQEILAAKPTLVAVLAHVRDPGNAGTVLRCADAAGADAVILTDASVDLYNPKSVRASAGSLYHLPVAVGVPVEQAVRGLRDAGVRILAADGAGADDLDDELDAGTMGGPTAWVFGNEAWGLPEETRALADAVVRVPIHGKAESLNLATAAAVCLYASARAQRPRRAPGV, from the coding sequence ATGGGCACCCACGAACTGATCTCCCCGCGTTCCCCCCGTGTCGCCGCCGCCCGCCGGCTGGCCCGCCGCAACTTCCGCGGCAAGGAGCGCAGGTTCATCGCCGAGGGGCCCCAGGCCGTACGCGAGGCCGCCGTCCACCGCGGCAGCGACGGGCAGCCCACCCTCATCGAGCTGTTCGCCACAGCCGAGGCCGCCGACCGGTACGCCGACATCGTCGAGGCGGCCCGCACGGCCGGCGCACGGGTCCACCTGGCCGACGCCGAGGTCCTCGCCGACATCTCCCAGACGGTCACTCCCCAGGGCCTCATCGGCGTCTGCCGCTTCCTGGACACCCCGTTCCAGGAGATCCTCGCCGCGAAGCCCACCCTGGTGGCGGTTCTGGCCCACGTGCGCGACCCCGGAAACGCCGGGACGGTCCTGCGCTGCGCGGACGCGGCGGGCGCGGACGCGGTGATCCTCACCGACGCCTCGGTCGACCTCTACAACCCCAAGTCCGTACGGGCATCGGCCGGGTCGCTCTACCACCTGCCCGTCGCGGTCGGCGTCCCCGTCGAACAGGCCGTACGGGGCCTGCGGGACGCCGGGGTGCGCATCCTCGCCGCCGACGGCGCGGGGGCCGACGACCTGGACGACGAGCTGGACGCCGGCACCATGGGCGGCCCCACCGCCTGGGTCTTCGGCAACGAGGCGTGGGGGCTCCCCGAGGAGACCCGCGCACTGGCCGACGCCGTCGTCCGCGTCCCCATCCACGGCAAGGCGGAGAGCCTCAACCTCGCCACCGCCGCCGCCGTCTGCCTCTACGCCTCCGCCCGCGCGCAGCGCCCCCGGCGCGCCCCCGGCGTGTAG
- the rplT gene encoding 50S ribosomal protein L20: MARVKRAVNAHKKRRAILEAASGYRGQRSRLYRKAKEQVTHSLVYNYNDRKKRKGDFRQLWIQRINAAARQNGMTYNRLIQGLKAANIEVDRKILAELAVNDANAFAALVEVAQKALPSDVNAPKAA; the protein is encoded by the coding sequence GTGGCACGCGTCAAGCGGGCGGTCAACGCCCACAAGAAGCGCCGGGCGATCCTCGAAGCCGCCAGCGGCTACCGCGGTCAGCGTTCGCGCCTGTACCGCAAGGCCAAGGAGCAGGTCACCCACTCCCTGGTCTACAACTACAACGACCGCAAGAAGCGCAAGGGCGACTTCCGTCAGCTGTGGATCCAGCGCATCAACGCCGCTGCCCGCCAGAACGGTATGACGTACAACCGCCTCATCCAGGGTCTGAAGGCCGCCAACATCGAGGTGGACCGCAAGATCCTGGCCGAGCTCGCGGTCAACGACGCCAACGCGTTCGCCGCCCTCGTCGAGGTCGCCCAGAAGGCCCTCCCGAGCGACGTCAACGCCCCGAAGGCCGCCTGA
- the rpmI gene encoding 50S ribosomal protein L35 codes for MPKNKTHSGASKRFKITGSGKVLRERAGKRHLLEHKSSKKTRSLTGTVVVAPADAKKIKKLLGK; via the coding sequence ATGCCGAAGAACAAGACGCACAGCGGTGCCAGCAAGCGCTTCAAGATCACCGGCTCCGGCAAGGTGCTCCGCGAGAGGGCCGGCAAGCGCCACCTGCTCGAGCACAAGTCGTCCAAGAAGACCCGCTCGCTGACCGGCACGGTCGTCGTGGCTCCGGCCGACGCCAAGAAGATCAAGAAGCTTCTCGGCAAGTGA
- the infC gene encoding translation initiation factor IF-3, producing MRPAVDRGGVPVVPGAPPVSRPGHFLHSGAVGLDVTRRYAAVRQAVAWCYRGGSISAEPRINDRIRVPEVRLVGPSGEQVGIVPLAKALELAQEYDLDLVEVAATARPPVCKLMDYGKFKYESAMKAREARKNQAHTVIKEMKLRPKIDPHDYDTKKGHVVRFLKQGDKVKITIMFRGREQSRPELGFRLLQRLASDVEDLGFIESNPKQDGRNMIMVLGPHKKKTEAMAEAREAQAARKAERQGTTDAPSEGDTAEAPAAAAEAPAETPSEA from the coding sequence ATGCGCCCCGCGGTTGACCGCGGCGGTGTTCCGGTAGTTCCTGGAGCCCCGCCTGTGTCCCGTCCGGGGCATTTTTTGCATTCCGGCGCGGTTGGTCTTGACGTTACAAGACGTTACGCGGCTGTCCGCCAGGCGGTCGCGTGGTGCTACCGAGGAGGATCCATCAGCGCCGAGCCCCGCATCAACGACCGGATTCGCGTTCCCGAGGTCCGACTTGTCGGTCCCAGTGGCGAGCAGGTCGGGATTGTTCCGCTTGCCAAGGCCCTGGAGCTCGCACAGGAGTACGACCTCGACCTGGTCGAGGTGGCGGCGACAGCCCGTCCGCCCGTGTGCAAGCTCATGGACTACGGGAAGTTCAAGTACGAGTCGGCCATGAAGGCCCGTGAGGCGCGCAAGAACCAGGCGCACACGGTCATCAAGGAGATGAAGCTCCGGCCGAAGATCGACCCGCACGACTATGACACCAAGAAGGGTCATGTCGTCCGGTTCCTCAAGCAGGGCGACAAGGTCAAGATCACGATCATGTTCCGTGGTCGTGAGCAGTCCCGCCCCGAGCTGGGCTTCCGACTGCTCCAGCGTCTCGCTTCGGACGTCGAGGACCTGGGCTTCATCGAGTCCAACCCGAAGCAGGACGGCCGGAACATGATCATGGTTCTGGGCCCGCACAAGAAGAAGACCGAAGCCATGGCCGAAGCCCGTGAGGCCCAGGCCGCCCGCAAGGCGGAGCGTCAGGGCACGACCGACGCACCGTCCGAGGGTGACACCGCTGAGGCTCCGGCCGCGGCGGCCGAGGCTCCGGCCGAGACACCTTCCGAGGCGTGA
- a CDS encoding DUF1844 domain-containing protein yields the protein MSDATPSSENPGFDDMARDIAEVPAVEVIVTVAVNLMSAAAVKLGLTEEGEDHKDLDEARKLVHALAGLLDASTTEISTFHASPLRDGLKSLQLAFREASLVPDEPGHGPGEKYTGPVYG from the coding sequence ATGAGCGACGCGACCCCCAGCAGTGAGAACCCCGGCTTCGACGACATGGCCCGCGACATCGCGGAGGTCCCCGCCGTCGAGGTCATCGTGACGGTCGCCGTCAATCTGATGAGCGCCGCCGCGGTGAAGCTCGGTCTCACGGAGGAAGGCGAGGACCACAAGGACCTCGACGAGGCCCGCAAGCTGGTCCACGCGCTGGCCGGGCTGCTGGACGCGAGCACCACGGAGATCAGCACCTTCCACGCCTCGCCGCTGCGCGACGGCCTGAAGTCCCTGCAGCTCGCCTTCCGCGAGGCGTCGCTGGTGCCGGACGAGCCGGGCCACGGCCCCGGCGAGAAGTACACGGGCCCGGTCTACGGCTAG
- a CDS encoding IS5 family transposase (programmed frameshift), with protein sequence MGRGDLTNREWSLLEPHLPPLGGRGGRWNDHRTVVNGMLFRVRTGVPWRDLPERYGSWKTVYERHRRWSADGTWDRILHSVQADADLAGRVDWSMVGVDSTSCRAHQHAAGARRTRPRVPKKRTTPRHHRPDEGLGRSRGGLTCKIHLAGEGGCRPMALLLTPGQWGDAPQMIEVLDRIRVPRPLGGRPRTRPDHVSGDKAYSSRRNRRYLRRRDIRHTIPEPKDQRANRRRRGSNGGRPAGFDPDHYRRRNEVERTINRLKNSRAVATRYDKRAYVFHGTVTAAAIRLWLRQ encoded by the exons ATGGGTCGGGGGGATTTGACGAATCGCGAGTGGTCGTTACTGGAACCGCATCTGCCACCTCTGGGTGGCCGGGGCGGTCGGTGGAACGACCACCGCACCGTGGTCAACGGGATGCTGTTCCGGGTCCGAACCGGTGTCCCGTGGCGTGACCTGCCGGAACGCTACGGCTCGTGGAAAACCGTTTACGAACGGCATCGCCGCTGGTCGGCGGACGGCACCTGGGACCGGATCCTGCATTCGGTCCAGGCCGACGCCGACCTGGCGGGGCGTGTCGACTGGTCGATGGTCGGCGTCGACTCGACGTCCTGCCGGGCCCATCAGCACGCGGCCGGCGCACGCAGGACCCGGCCGCGGGTCCCGA AAAAAAGGACGACGCCCCGGCACCACCGCCCCGACGAGGGACTCGGACGGTCCCGGGGCGGCCTGACCTGCAAGATCCACCTCGCCGGCGAAGGCGGCTGCCGCCCCATGGCCCTCCTGCTCACGCCGGGACAGTGGGGCGACGCACCGCAGATGATCGAGGTCCTGGACCGGATCCGAGTTCCGCGGCCGCTTGGCGGAAGGCCCCGGACCCGGCCGGACCACGTCAGCGGCGACAAGGCATACAGTTCCCGCCGAAACCGCCGCTACCTGCGAAGACGCGACATCCGGCACACGATCCCAGAACCGAAGGACCAGCGGGCCAACCGCCGCCGCAGGGGCAGCAACGGGGGCAGGCCCGCCGGCTTCGACCCCGACCACTACCGGCGCCGCAACGAGGTCGAGCGGACCATCAACCGGCTCAAGAACTCCCGCGCGGTCGCCACCCGTTACGACAAGAGGGCCTACGTCTTCCACGGCACTGTCACCGCCGCAGCGATCCGACTCTGGCTCCGTCAGTGA
- a CDS encoding MIP family channel protein yields the protein MDKRIVAPEDKRIVASEFLGTLLLVFFAVGSAVVAVEYLGTVGIALTFGFTLLALAYALGPISGCHVNPAVTLGMYVAGRIGIRSAVERWVAQFLGAIVGAALLFLLAHQIPGLETSGEFGTNGYEDRSAVGINIGGAFLAEVVLTFLLVYVVLAVTHKVAVVGFDGLPIGLALGAIHLVGIPLTGTSVNPARSFGPALFAGGAALTQLWLFILAPLVGGAIAACAHRLTHPCPNVLTPEAEDAV from the coding sequence ATGGACAAGCGGATCGTGGCGCCGGAGGACAAGCGGATCGTGGCGTCCGAATTCCTCGGCACTCTGCTGCTGGTGTTCTTCGCCGTGGGGTCCGCGGTGGTCGCCGTCGAATACCTCGGCACGGTGGGGATCGCCCTCACGTTCGGTTTCACCCTCCTCGCCCTCGCCTACGCGCTCGGCCCGATCTCCGGCTGCCATGTCAACCCGGCGGTGACGCTGGGCATGTACGTGGCGGGCCGGATCGGCATCCGGTCGGCCGTCGAGCGCTGGGTGGCGCAGTTCCTCGGCGCGATCGTCGGCGCGGCCCTGCTGTTCCTGCTGGCCCACCAGATCCCGGGCCTGGAGACCAGCGGGGAGTTCGGCACCAACGGCTACGAGGACCGGTCGGCCGTCGGCATCAACATCGGCGGCGCGTTCCTCGCCGAGGTGGTGCTGACGTTCCTGCTCGTCTACGTGGTCCTCGCGGTGACGCACAAAGTGGCGGTCGTCGGCTTCGACGGGCTGCCGATCGGCCTGGCGCTCGGCGCGATCCACCTGGTGGGCATCCCGCTGACCGGCACCTCGGTCAACCCGGCGCGCAGCTTCGGCCCGGCGCTCTTCGCGGGCGGCGCGGCCCTGACCCAGCTCTGGCTGTTCATCCTCGCGCCCCTCGTCGGCGGGGCGATCGCCGCCTGTGCCCACCGGCTCACCCACCCCTGCCCCAACGTCCTGACCCCGGAGGCCGAGGACGCCGTCTGA